Proteins encoded within one genomic window of Methanosarcina barkeri str. Wiesmoor:
- a CDS encoding PAS domain-containing protein, with the protein MGFNQLAESDELILGEALERQQVLEKVINNSPVMAFLWVPDKKWPAMYVSENVTQLEYSAEDFLTGRIMYADIVHSEDIDRVRKELTRCCEAGNDSFVQRYRVLTGNGEVRWVEEKTFIQRDETGNVANFQGIVRDVTQEIKNEKVLKDALQSQKALMEKQKALLERQKVLETVINNSSMVVFLWKAEKYWPTLYVSENVRQFGYAPEDFISGKILYGKIIHPEDLLLVELELEENCEEGGKEFNRQYRILTQTADVRWIEEKTFIQRNEEGEVTHFQGIIEDITRNVKRA; encoded by the coding sequence ATGGGATTCAATCAACTGGCTGAAAGCGACGAACTGATTCTTGGTGAAGCACTGGAAAGACAGCAAGTTCTGGAAAAAGTAATTAATAACAGTCCGGTTATGGCTTTTCTCTGGGTTCCGGATAAAAAATGGCCTGCCATGTACGTTTCGGAAAACGTAACCCAGCTTGAATACAGCGCAGAAGATTTCCTTACAGGAAGGATAATGTATGCAGACATAGTCCATTCTGAGGATATAGACAGAGTTAGAAAAGAACTTACCCGATGTTGCGAGGCTGGAAATGACAGCTTTGTACAGCGGTACAGGGTTCTTACCGGTAATGGGGAAGTCCGATGGGTAGAAGAAAAGACCTTTATCCAGCGTGATGAGACCGGAAATGTAGCAAATTTCCAGGGAATAGTTAGGGATGTTACTCAGGAGATTAAAAATGAAAAGGTTCTGAAGGATGCTCTTCAAAGCCAGAAAGCCCTCATGGAAAAACAAAAAGCTCTCCTTGAGCGGCAAAAAGTCCTTGAAACCGTAATTAACAATAGCTCGATGGTAGTGTTTCTCTGGAAAGCTGAAAAATACTGGCCCACGCTATACGTGTCTGAGAATGTCAGGCAGTTCGGGTATGCTCCCGAGGATTTCATTTCCGGAAAAATCCTTTATGGGAAGATTATTCATCCCGAAGACCTGCTCCTTGTGGAACTTGAGCTTGAAGAAAACTGTGAAGAAGGAGGAAAGGAGTTCAATCGCCAGTACCGAATTCTTACTCAGACTGCCGACGTCCGCTGGATTGAAGAAAAAACCTTTATCCAGCGCAACGAGGAAGGAGAAGTTACTCATTTCCAGGGCATTATAGAAGATATAACTCGAAATGTAAAAAGAGCCTGA
- a CDS encoding DUF2769 domain-containing protein, whose amino-acid sequence MTSYKSCLSAHRRNVLSSRLPAVNEKETWTKEKFGKKTSDIIQQTREEYGRYFGICGSYHNLKACICKNCPSYSGGAGMFCSRDRGKHPEQGRKQGCLCETCELFRKFRLEGEYFCLNAEKPELSEEKLEFLLKNCKKVPESSGKTRFCVVGELKK is encoded by the coding sequence TTGACATCTTATAAATCATGTCTTTCTGCACACAGGAGGAATGTTCTGAGTTCCAGACTACCAGCAGTAAATGAAAAAGAGACCTGGACAAAGGAAAAGTTCGGAAAGAAAACATCTGACATTATACAGCAGACCAGGGAAGAATATGGGAGATACTTCGGGATCTGTGGTTCATACCATAACCTTAAAGCCTGTATCTGCAAAAACTGCCCTTCTTATTCCGGCGGTGCGGGGATGTTTTGCTCCAGGGACAGGGGCAAACATCCGGAACAAGGACGAAAACAGGGCTGCCTCTGTGAAACCTGCGAACTTTTCAGGAAATTCCGACTTGAAGGAGAATACTTCTGCCTGAATGCCGAAAAACCGGAACTGTCCGAAGAAAAGCTTGAGTTTCTCCTGAAAAACTGCAAAAAAGTTCCTGAATCCAGCGGGAAGACCAGGTTCTGTGTAGTGGGAGAATTAAAAAAGTAA